In Octopus bimaculoides isolate UCB-OBI-ISO-001 chromosome 27, ASM119413v2, whole genome shotgun sequence, one DNA window encodes the following:
- the LOC106873021 gene encoding coiled-coil-helix-coiled-coil-helix domain-containing protein 5, with product MDSAMQVVLQQCGKYIQLYSTCVENYPETWHIDCELSRMKLAKCAESNPVVTRVKEQCTEKYEAYEKCLVSNPIQVQKCSVQLEKFNECANKVASEVQETSSS from the exons ATGGATTCTGCAATGCAAGTTGTGTTACAGCAGTGCGGGAAATACATACAGTTGTATTCAACCTGTGTAGAGAATTATCCGGAAACTTGGCACATTGACTGTGAACTGTCTCGAATGAAGCTGGCTAAGTGTGCTGAATCAAA TCCAGTTGTTACGAGAGTGAAAGAGCAATGCACGGAAAAATACGAGGCGTACGAAAAATGTCTAGTTTCGAATCCAATCCAGGTCCAGAAGTGTTCTGTGCAGCTGGAGAAATTTAACGAATGTGCCAATAAAGTTGCATCTGAAG ttCAAGAAACCAGTTCTTCCTGA